The sequence TGAATCCTTGAGAGACGTAGCATTGCGCGCGTTTCTACAACCCTTTGGAATTAACGAAGAAGACTAAATTCAACACTTTTGCTTTGCTTTTACAAAAGCTGAAGCTTAAAATGGCACACAGTTTTGATACTAAAGTTAATACAGGATTCATTCTATAACATTAAATGAGTCATAATGTAATGAGGGGTGTTACCCAGCATTTTGCTCTGTAATGAAAGGCTTTGCAAACCTAAATTTGACGTAGAGATAGACTTTATCTTCATAATTATTTTGTAAAATTATTTTATATCTTTAACAAAACTTAATATTCCTTACGCAAAATTTATGTGATTCTATTTATACTAAGAAAAGTAAAATATAAAATTACACCGATTAGTTACGTGTTCTACGACTTATAAAATTACTAACAGTTTACTGACTGTCTAAAGATTCAAGCAGTTAATTGTGGTTTTTATAGCTAACTGTTTGTAGAAATGCAGACACAAAGGAACCATTAGTATAAAGGCTAAGTCCTAAGATTTGTATTAAATATATTTAGCTTTGATTTCTCGGTAAGTGTTCTAATAAATCAAAGCATTTAAATCGGCTAGCAATCGTTGAATATCGTGACTTATTTGTCATTAGATTAACTGTAGATTGCTTTCAAATTGAAAGTATTAAGACCAACTTTCAATATTAAGTCAAGTTGATTTTTAGTTTTATTTTTGACAGTTTTAGAATCATTTTAACGACATGATTATCGGTATATTTGGCACAAATATAAAAAAAGATATTTTATCGGCAGAGCTACATTTTATGCGTCTAAATGTATAGTTTCCGATTTAATTCATCTTTAAAAGCCTTATTTTTGATTGCCAACTCATACAGATGTTCTGAAACGCGCAAAAGGGAATCTATCAAAATATTTATATCCCCATAAACGCCTCAAGGAAACATGTAAATTTTGGCTAATTTAAAAGGCAATAAAAGTAATATGAAAAACAAGATTAGCGAACTTGCTATTTTTGGTGGTTCACCAACTTTTAACGAAAAGTTGCATGTAGGTCGTCCGAATATTGGTTCTAGGGAAATTTTATTGCAACGTATTAACGATATTTTAGATAGTAAATGGTTGTCAAATAATGGAAATTTCGTACAAGAATTCGAGCATCAGATAGCTTCATTAGTAGGAGCAAAACACTGTATTGCTACTTGTAATGCGACTATAGGATTAGAAATAGCAATCAAAGCCTGCGAACTTAAAGGTGAAGTTATCGTTCCTTCATTTACTTTTGTTGCTACCGCTCATGCTTTGCAATGGCAAGGAATTGAACCAGTTTTTTGCGATATTGACCCTAAAACTCATAACATAGATCCAAAAAAAATAGAATCATTAATAACAGATAAAACTACGGCAATTATTGGAGTTCATTTGTGGGGAAGGGGATGTGATGTAGAAGCACTTGCAGAAATTGCTAAACGCTACAACTTAAAACTTTTATTTGATGCTGCTCATGCTTTTAGCTGTTCCTATCAAGGTCAAATGATAGGTAATTTTGGCAATGTAGAAGTATTCAGTTTTAATGCAACCAAATTTTGTAATAGTTTTGAAGGGGGTGCAATTGTTACAAATGACAGCGAGTTAGCCAATAAAATTCGTTTAATGAAGAACTTCGGTTTTAGTAATTACGATTGTGTTGATTTCATAGGAATTAACGGCAAAATGAGCGAAGTATCTGCCGCTATGGGGTTGACATCACTTGAAAGTATAAATGATTTTATTAATATAAACCGTAGAAATTACCAAAAATATCAACAAGAATTATCCAATATCAGGGGCATAAATTTAATTAATTATGACGATGCAGAACAATGTAATTATCAATACGTAATTATTGAAATTGATGAATCAATAACTGGAATTAGTCGTGACAAAATTTACGATATTTTGTGGGCGGAGAATGTTCTAGCAAGGCGCTACTTTTATCCTGGTTGTCATCAAATGGAACCTTATCGTTCTCGTATTGCTGATATGGGTTTGATGTTAACTAATACCAGGCATTTAGCAGCCAGAGTACTAGCATTACCTACGGGTACTGCCATAGGAATTTCAGAAATAAGTAATATTTGTCAGATATTAAGGCTTGTTAGTACAGGGGAAAATATAAATAATGAAATGCTCTACCGAAATGTTTACGCTTGCTAATAATTCACAACTGAAGAAAGATCGGATAAAAGTGAGCGTATCTCTTGTCACTTTCAACCATGAAAAATTTATTGCACAAGCAATAGAAAGTGTACTGTTGCAAGAAGTTGATTTTAGTTATGAAATCATTATAGGTGAAGATTTTTCTAGCGATAGAACGCGGGAGATTGTTATTGACTATCAAAAACAGTATCCAGATAAAATCCGCTTGATATTACCCGAAGAAAATTTGGGCTGCTACGGGCAAAAGATTTTTGTCAAAACACTTGAAGCAAGCCTTGGTGAATATATTGCTTTATTAGATGGTGATGACTATTGGACAACTCCAACCAAGCTACAGCAGCAGGTGGATTTTTTAGATAATCATCCTGAATGTGCAATCTGTTTTCATGATGTTACAACAGTTTTCGAGGATGATGCCGATAATTCTCGGAGTTACAACGATTTTGAACCGTACCAATTCTCCGACTTAGAAAGCATTTTAAAAAGTAACTTTATACCAACCTGTTCGACGCTCTACAGAAAAGGTTTATTTAATGAATTTCCACAATGGTACTGCAATATCGTTTGTGGAGATTGGGTACTGCACGTATTGAATGCCAGATATGGAAAAATTGGCTATATTAACAAATCTCTAGGGGTTTATCGAGTTCATAGCAACGGTTTATTTAGCAGTATGAAAAAAATACAGCAGCTAAAAGAAGCTATAAAATGCTATGAACTGCTGAATGAATACTTAGAATTTGAATACAATCGCATCATCAAGTCAGAAGAGATTTACCGTTATTTAACTTGTTTGTTTATATACAGGGAAGAAGGAAATTTTATCGAGCAGCAACAATATATCAACAAGTTAATCCGAACTTTTCTCAATCATCCCTTAGTTAGCTGTACGGCAATTTTTAAGTTTATTAAGAGGAATATTCTTAATAAGCATCGGTTATATAAATGGCGGAGAAAAAAGCAGAAACCGAAGCTGCTAACCCATGAATATTCAAGTAATTGATAGCCAAAATCCCTTATGGCTGCAAACCCTACGTAAACTTCGATATGATGTTTACCATTTACCAGAATATGCGCGTTTAGAAGCAAAAAGGAATAAAGCAGATTCGCAAGCTTTTATCATAAGTGATGGCGAAAAAATATTTTTCTTACCTTTTTTAATTCGTTCGTGTAATGACATCCTGGGTTCAAAAGCACAAGAGTATAAAGATGCAATCTCACCATATGGTTATTCTGGTGTTTTATTGAATCGAGCCGCTGCTAATTCTGATATTTTTACCGATTTTGCTCTCAAGGAATTAAATTACTATTTTAAAAGTAAGGGAGTATGTTCGGCATTTTTCCGGCTACATCCGATATTGAACAATAAATTTAGTTTTATCTTTTCAAGAGACACTATTAACAAAATTGGCGAAACCATTTCAGTTGATTTAAAGCTTTCAGAGTCACAAATCTGGGCAAATACTAGAAAAGGTCATCAAAGTACAATTAATAAATGTAAGCGACTTGGATTTACTGCGAGGATGGTGAATTTGGTCGAATATGTTGATAATTTTCAGGTAATTTACGAGGAAACCATGAATCGGGTTGCAGCCAAGCAATCTTATTACTTTAGTCAAGAGTATTTTTCCGATCTACAAAATTTACATGGAAATATCCACTTGTGCTTAGTAGAATTAAAATCAGAAATTGCCGCAGCCTGTATATTTTTTGAGTGTGGTGGAATAGTTCAAGCCCATTTGGGTGGAACCAAAAACAAGTTTTTGCAGCAGTCTCCATTTAATTACTTAATAGACTATGTCCGATATTGGGCAAAGCAACGCGGTAACGAATTGATGCATATAGGAAGTGGTGTTGGAGGTACAAAAGACAGCTTGTATCATTTCAAAGCCGGTTTTTCCAAGCAAAGGCATGATTGGTTTGCGTTGCGATTGATTCCAGATTGGGAGAAATATAGTTACCTAACTAATCTACGAGCAGAATCTTTGAATATTGGAGTTGAGAAATTGTTTCAGTCAAATTTCTTTCCTGCTTATCGTTCTAATTAGGTAATGGGTAATAGGTAATGGGTAATAGGTAATTAATTTTCATCTTTAATACTGAAACACCTGCTTACGATTTTGTGACTTATTACTTCTTTCCCAATTACCGATTAGCAATTACCAATCTCTTTTAATGTTTTGATAAGTAGTCAGACAGAATTAATTACATAATGACTGTAAATATTTTTGTCCAATTACTTAATATCGTTCGTTCGGCTACAGTTCTTATGGGTGTGTGCGATCAAGAATGTGAATAAACGCTTTTAAGGAATGCAGCTTTTCGTATCAATCTTGCTGCTTTTATATGAAACCCAGAATCATTGTCTGTAGTTTAGGACGCACCGGATATAAAATATTTCGTTTGCTCAGACAGCAAGGTGCTTTAGTTGTTGGTATTCACCATCAAGCTATTTCTGGCGAAAGGGCTGGAGATGTAATTGTTGGCGATTTACATGCGGCTAGTACTCTCAAAGCGGCAGGAATCCAGCAAGCTAATACTTTGGTTATTGCTGGAGGAGATGACGCATTAAATTTGTGGATTGTTATGCAAGCACGGGTGCTTAATCCCCGCATTCGGATAATTAACCGCTTTTTTAACACTAGTTTGGGCGAACGTTTAGATTTGACTTTGCCAGACCATTTAAGCATGAGTGTTGCGGGTTTAGCTGCACCAGTATTTAGTTTTGCTGCTTTAGGAAATAAAGCTATCGGACAAATCAAATTATTTAAGCAAACTTGGCCTATACACGAAGAATATATTCATCAATATCATCCTTGGAACGGTCGCAAACTCAATGAATTATGGGAAGATCGTTCCCGGATGCTTATTTATTATTTGCCCGTAGAAGGCGATTTAGATTTAGTTTCGGCAGTCATGTCTGGGCACGAACTCCAAAAAGGCGATCGCTTGATTGTCGGAACTCAACCCCAAGTTCGTACAACCCGTAAATCACTAATTACAAAACTGGTGAAAGTCTTTACGAATTTACGTCAATTTAGGCATCACGCTCAATCAGTGTTGATTGGAGCAATGTTGTTAATGATGATTATTTCCTTAGCAACGCTTACTTATGTATCTGCCGAACTGAATATGTCTGTTATTGATGCCCTATATTTTTCTGTAGGTATGATTACTGGGGCAGGCGGCAACGAAACAACTGTAGAAAGTGCTCCCGATAGCATCAAGATATTTACCGTAATTATGATGCTGGTAGGAGCCGCAATATTTGGTATTTGGTATGCTTTGCTGAATGATTTTGTTTTGGGAACCCGTTTCAAACAATTTTGGGATGCAGCAAGAGTACCTCGACGCAATCACTATATTGTTTGCGGATTAGGTGGTATTGGCATCAAAATCGTCCAGCAGCTTTACAATAACGGGCAAGAAGTTGTGGTAGTTGAACCCAACAGCAACGGTAAGTTTATCAATACCGCTCGCAGTTTGGGTATTCCGACTATTCATGCTGATGCCAGCTTTCCAGAAACTTTGAAATCTTGCAATGTCACAAATGCCGCTGCTTTGATTGCCGTTACAGGTAATGATGCGACTAACGTCGAAATTGCTCTTAAAGCTAAAGGTTTATCCTCAAAAATTACCGTAGTAGTAAATTATGCCGACCCAGACTTTGCCCGCATGGCACAGGAAGTATTTGATTTTGAGGCAGTTTTAAGTCCCGCAGAACTTGCCGCTCCTGCCTTTGCAGCAGCAGCCTTGGGCGGTAGAATTCTTGGTAATGGTATCACAGCAGATAGTTTATGGGTAGCATTTGCCACAATAATTACACCATCACATCCATTCTGCGGGAAAAGAGTTAAAGAAGCAGCCATGTCAGCCGATTTTGTACCTTTGTACGTAGAAACTAATTCTCAAACTATCCACGGTTGGGAATTACTCGAAGTCTGTTTGAGCGGTGGAGATATGCTGTATTTAACAATGCCTGCAACACGTTTGTATCAACTATGGCGCTATACTCCCAAGATTGATGCTGTTAGTTATTAGGTAATTGGTAATTGGTAATTGGTAATTGGTAATTGAACATCAAAATAATTCTAACCTTTAGCCTTTAACCTTGAACCTTTGACCTTTAACCTTTAACCTTTAACCTTTAACCTTTAACCTTTGACCTTTAAACTTTAACCTTTGAACTTAATAACTTTTGAGCAATGCAAAGAAAATACTGTGGAGTACCATTACCATCACTAATTACCGAAATACTAACCTTCAATCTTATAAAATCTCCATTTTTGTGAATAAGCTGTTTGTGTATCGAATTAGCGTTAGTTTTATGATTAAGAATATTAGACATCAACTCCATGCAAGAATCTAAATTATCTAAGTCTGTGATATCTTGCCAGCTTAAATCTAATAATTCCGATTCGCTATAGCCAATAATTTCACAAAAATGTGGGTTAACTTCAATAAATTCTCCAGATAATTTGATTTGATAAATTCCCACCGAGGCTTGCTCAAAAATGGCGCAAAAACGTTCTTCACTTTCCCGTAAAGCATCTTCCGTCCATTTACGTTGAGAAATATCTTCGACTACCCCTAGAAAATAATCGGGCATTCCTTGTTTGTTGCGTACCAATGAAACACTAACATTAACCCATTGCTCTTGATAATATCTATTCCATTTACGAATAAATCGTTTTTGTAAAGAGTAGTTAGAAATCTCGTTGGTAAACAGCTGTCGCACATGCATTAATTCAGCTTCGATATCATCTTGATGGGTAATATCTTGCCAACTTACCTGCTTTAAAAGTTCTTCTTTATAGCCAATTATTTCGCAAAAGCGCGGGTTTACCTCAATAAATTCTCCATATAGCGAAACCATAAAAATTCCGACAGCAGCTTGTTCGTAAACAGCACGAAAACGTTCTTCGCTTTCTCTTAAAGCTTCCTCAGCCGTTTTACGTTGAGTAATATCTCGCGCTACCCATAAAACGCTTTTGTCAGAAATCGGAGAAATGCTAGCGGTAAACCAGACTTGATAATCTTCTTCTTGTAATTGGTAATCAATATGCAGATTTTTTTGTGTATCTAAAGCCTGTTCAACCTGTTGTAAGAAAAGTTGAGCGGTTTCTTCCCCAAAGAAAAGCTCCGCAGTCTTATTTATTAATTTGTTAGTAGTAGCATCGGCATTACTTGCACAAGTCGGTAAAATTTCGACATTAGACAATTTTTTATCTTGAATGCTTACGACTAAGATAATATCTTTAATTGACTCAATAATACCCCGCAGTTTCGCTTCCG comes from Rivularia sp. PCC 7116 and encodes:
- a CDS encoding glycosyltransferase → MSVSLVTFNHEKFIAQAIESVLLQEVDFSYEIIIGEDFSSDRTREIVIDYQKQYPDKIRLILPEENLGCYGQKIFVKTLEASLGEYIALLDGDDYWTTPTKLQQQVDFLDNHPECAICFHDVTTVFEDDADNSRSYNDFEPYQFSDLESILKSNFIPTCSTLYRKGLFNEFPQWYCNIVCGDWVLHVLNARYGKIGYINKSLGVYRVHSNGLFSSMKKIQQLKEAIKCYELLNEYLEFEYNRIIKSEEIYRYLTCLFIYREEGNFIEQQQYINKLIRTFLNHPLVSCTAIFKFIKRNILNKHRLYKWRRKKQKPKLLTHEYSSN
- a CDS encoding PAS domain S-box protein; its protein translation is MQEFENSSTVNDSCAADALNNTIKETLLLISRRNSDEEVQLALQKLQGLLALSQTDNESLTQKLHKEIRNRKLLEDKLSSSEAKLRGIIESIKDIILVVSIQDKKLSNVEILPTCASNADATTNKLINKTAELFFGEETAQLFLQQVEQALDTQKNLHIDYQLQEEDYQVWFTASISPISDKSVLWVARDITQRKTAEEALRESEERFRAVYEQAAVGIFMVSLYGEFIEVNPRFCEIIGYKEELLKQVSWQDITHQDDIEAELMHVRQLFTNEISNYSLQKRFIRKWNRYYQEQWVNVSVSLVRNKQGMPDYFLGVVEDISQRKWTEDALRESEERFCAIFEQASVGIYQIKLSGEFIEVNPHFCEIIGYSESELLDLSWQDITDLDNLDSCMELMSNILNHKTNANSIHKQLIHKNGDFIRLKVSISVISDGNGTPQYFLCIAQKLLSSKVKV
- a CDS encoding aminotransferase class I/II-fold pyridoxal phosphate-dependent enzyme — protein: MKNKISELAIFGGSPTFNEKLHVGRPNIGSREILLQRINDILDSKWLSNNGNFVQEFEHQIASLVGAKHCIATCNATIGLEIAIKACELKGEVIVPSFTFVATAHALQWQGIEPVFCDIDPKTHNIDPKKIESLITDKTTAIIGVHLWGRGCDVEALAEIAKRYNLKLLFDAAHAFSCSYQGQMIGNFGNVEVFSFNATKFCNSFEGGAIVTNDSELANKIRLMKNFGFSNYDCVDFIGINGKMSEVSAAMGLTSLESINDFININRRNYQKYQQELSNIRGINLINYDDAEQCNYQYVIIEIDESITGISRDKIYDILWAENVLARRYFYPGCHQMEPYRSRIADMGLMLTNTRHLAARVLALPTGTAIGISEISNICQILRLVSTGENINNEMLYRNVYAC
- a CDS encoding GNAT family N-acetyltransferase, with the translated sequence MNIQVIDSQNPLWLQTLRKLRYDVYHLPEYARLEAKRNKADSQAFIISDGEKIFFLPFLIRSCNDILGSKAQEYKDAISPYGYSGVLLNRAAANSDIFTDFALKELNYYFKSKGVCSAFFRLHPILNNKFSFIFSRDTINKIGETISVDLKLSESQIWANTRKGHQSTINKCKRLGFTARMVNLVEYVDNFQVIYEETMNRVAAKQSYYFSQEYFSDLQNLHGNIHLCLVELKSEIAAACIFFECGGIVQAHLGGTKNKFLQQSPFNYLIDYVRYWAKQRGNELMHIGSGVGGTKDSLYHFKAGFSKQRHDWFALRLIPDWEKYSYLTNLRAESLNIGVEKLFQSNFFPAYRSN
- a CDS encoding TrkA family potassium uptake protein, whose translation is MKPRIIVCSLGRTGYKIFRLLRQQGALVVGIHHQAISGERAGDVIVGDLHAASTLKAAGIQQANTLVIAGGDDALNLWIVMQARVLNPRIRIINRFFNTSLGERLDLTLPDHLSMSVAGLAAPVFSFAALGNKAIGQIKLFKQTWPIHEEYIHQYHPWNGRKLNELWEDRSRMLIYYLPVEGDLDLVSAVMSGHELQKGDRLIVGTQPQVRTTRKSLITKLVKVFTNLRQFRHHAQSVLIGAMLLMMIISLATLTYVSAELNMSVIDALYFSVGMITGAGGNETTVESAPDSIKIFTVIMMLVGAAIFGIWYALLNDFVLGTRFKQFWDAARVPRRNHYIVCGLGGIGIKIVQQLYNNGQEVVVVEPNSNGKFINTARSLGIPTIHADASFPETLKSCNVTNAAALIAVTGNDATNVEIALKAKGLSSKITVVVNYADPDFARMAQEVFDFEAVLSPAELAAPAFAAAALGGRILGNGITADSLWVAFATIITPSHPFCGKRVKEAAMSADFVPLYVETNSQTIHGWELLEVCLSGGDMLYLTMPATRLYQLWRYTPKIDAVSY